In the genome of Balnearium lithotrophicum, the window CTGTCGTAGGGAAGGGAGAGTATGATTGTGTACCTTGGACCACAGTTTGTACAGTTTATGAAGGGATATCTGTATCTCCTGTTGCTTTTGTCAAAGAGCTCCCTTAGACAGTCCCTACAGGTTGCTAAATCCGGTAGAACGGAGACCTTAACTTCTCCCCTCTTCTCACTCCTTCTTATTTCAAAATCACTGTAGCCGATGTCATCGAGGAATTTCTTATCGATGCTAAATATCCTTGCAGCCGGAGGGAGCTCTGTCTGGAGTTTCTTTAGAAATTCCTCCAACCTCTCTTTTTCACCCTCAACTTCAACTACAACACCGGAATCACTGTTCAGTACGTAACCCCTTAGAGAGAGCTCCTTAGCAACTCTGTAAACGAAGGGCCTGAAACCTACTCCCTGAACAAGTCCTGTAATAAAGAGTTTTAATCTCATACTTTAATTCCTTCCTATAGAAATATATTTCCACTTCACCAATCAGTTTTAATTGTAGGATAATTACCAACACAAACAGTATGGGGAGAGTAGATGGATAGAAGACTTATTGAACAGCACGTTACTCTGGAAGAGTACCAGAAAATTCTGGAACTGCTTGGAAGAGAACCAAATTTAGTTGAACTTGGTATATTTTCGGCTATGTGGTCCGAACACTGTTCCTATAAGTCTTCAAGGCCACACCTCAAAAAGTTTCCAACAGAGGCTCCGTGGGTGGTTCAAGGACCCGGTGAAAATGCAGGAATCATAATGGTTGATGAGGAAAGGGGAATATGTGCAGCTTTCAAGGTTGAGTCCCACAACCACCCATCCTACATAGAGCCGTTCAACGGAGCAGCTACAGGTGTAGGTGGAATTTTGAGGGACGTTTTTACAATGGGTGCCCGCCCTGTAGCCTGTATGGATTCTTTAAGATTTGGAGAGCTTCACGACTCAAAGATGAGGTACGTGACGAAGGGAGTCGTTTCTGGTATTAGCCACTACGGAAACTGTGTTGGAGTTCCGACAGTTGGAGGAGAGGTTTACTTTGATTCGTGTTACCAGACGAATCCCCTTGTAAATGCATTTGCACTGGGACTTGTTAAGAAAGACAAGATTTTCTACGCAAGGGCAGCAGGAGTTGAGAATCCCGTTATATACGTTGGAGCAAAGACGGGAAGGGATGGAATCCACGGGGCAACAATGGCATCTGAGGAATTTTCCTCAGAGGAGGAGGTTGAAAAGAAGGTTAACGTTCAGGTTGGAGACCCATTCCTTGAGAAGCTCCTGATAGAAGCCTGTTTAGAGGCAATGGAAAAGGAAGGAATAGTTGCTATTCAGGATATGGGAGCTGCTGGATTAACCTCATCCTCGGTTGAGATGGCCTCCCGCGGAGGCGTTGGCGTTGAGTTAGACCTTGATAAGGTTCCTACGAGGGAAGAGGGGATGACCCCTTACGAGATAATGCTCTCAGAATCTCAGGAGAGAATGTTAGTTGTCTGCGAAAGGGGAAAGGAAGAGGAGATAATGAACGTTTTTAGGAAGTGGGGATTAGATGCCGTTGTAATTGGTGAGGTTATTGAGGAGCCTGTTTTGAGGCTCTTTTGGAAGGGAGAGGTTGTTGCGGAGCTCCCTATAAAGGCACTTACAGATGAAGCTCCCGTTTACTATAGGCCCTTCAAGGTACCAAAGTACATTATTGAGAATAAAAAGTACGACCAGAACGACATTCCTGAACCTAAAAACCTAAACGAAGTTGTAAGAAAGCTCCTTTCCTCCCCTACGATAGCAAGTAAAAGGTGGATCTGGGAGCAGTACGACCACATGGTTCAGATAAATACCGTTGTCTATCCTGGTTCAGATGCGGCCGTTTTGAGGGTTAAGGGAACAAAAAAAGGAATAGCTATAAGCAGTGACTGTAATTCAAGGTACTGCTATCTGAACCCTTATGAGGGTGGAAAGATAGCCGTTGCTGAAGCAGCAAGGAATGTTGCCTGTAGTGGGGCCGTTCCAAGGGCCATAACGGACTGTTTAAACTTTGGTAGTCCGGAGGACCCGGAAATTATGTGGCAGTTTGTCAAGGCAACAGATGGAATGGCCGACGCCTGTAAGGTTCTTGAAACTCCGGTTGTCAGTGGGAATGTAAGCTTTTATAACGAAACAAAAACAGAGGAAGGAAAGAGAGCCATTTTCCCAACTCCTACAGTTGTCTGTGTGGGGGTTTTAGAAGATGTAGAGAAACGGATGACCTCCTACTTTAAGAACGAAGGGGATATTATCATCCTACTTGGCGAAAACACCGGAAATATTTCCGGTTCAGAGTATCAAAAGTTAGTGGAGGGTGAGTTTAAGGGAAGCGGTCAAACGGTAGATTTAAGATTTGAAAAAACCCTTCAGGAAGCTTTAATTGAAGCAATAAAATCGAAACTGATAAAACACGCCCACGATGTATCTGAAGGTGGTTTAGCAGTTAATCTCTTTGAATCCTCCTTCGAGAGGGGCTTAGGGTTTGAAGTTAATTTAGATGACGATTTGAGAACCGATTTCTTACTCTTCGGAGAGGAGCAAAGCAGAGTCGTTGTAAGTACCTCTCAGAACAGGTTGGATGAAGTATTAGAGTTTTTCAAGAGAAAAGCCGTTCCAGCTAAAGTAATAGGTAAGGTAGGTGGTAAAAGGGGAATAATCAAACATAAGGGAAGAGAAGTTGTGAATATTCCAATAGAGGAATTAAAAGAGCTCTATGAGAACTCCTTAGAGAGAGAGCTTGGTATCTGTTAAATTCTCCTTTGAAAAGCTTCAACTTATTTATAAGGTTGGCAGATTGGGATTCTCTGCCGGCCTTTTTGTTCTCCTTCTTTCGGTTTACTCGATAAGTTCAAAATTTCTCGACCCATACTCCTATTTAGTTTTAGGAATCTATTCTTTTATCTCATTTCTTATCCTTCTTTTTTCGGAAAAGTCCTACCTTTATGAATTTCTCCTTGACGAATTGTTTCTTTTTCTCCTTGCAGTCAAGGGAGTTTTTTCGTACACCATTTTTTCTCTCTTTCTCTTCTTTCCGATTTTTTTCTCCTCCCTTTTTCTAAACAGATGGCAGGGGATATCTGTTCTTATCCTTTCCTATTCACTTCACATTTTTTACTTTCTTATAGAGAGGGGAGAATTTAATCTACTTCAAAGTTTTCTTAACTTTTTAGCCCTTACTCTAATTTTCTTAATTTCCCAGAAAATAAGGGAAAACATGGAAGAACAAAAGAGAAATTTTGAGGAGTTGGAAAAATTAAAGAAAGAGTCTGAATTTTATAAAAGACTCTACGAAATAAGTGCAAACCTAGCTCACGAACTGAAAAACCCGTTAGCTTCAATTAAGGGAGCTCTCCAATTAATAAAACCGGAAAGGGAAAATGAGAAGTTAATGAAAATTCTTTTTACTGAGGTTGATAGACTCGATAGAACGATAAGGGATTTTCTCAATTTATCAAGGCCTATGCCCCAGTTTAGAAAACGAATTAATGCCAAACAGGTTGTAGAAACTGTTTGTAATAATCTTGTTTCAGAGAAATCCTGCAAAGTAGAGGGTGAAGACGTATGGATTTTTACAGACCCACAATCTTTCAATTCCGTTGTTGAGAATCTAATAAACAATGCTCTCTACTGGGCAAGGAGTCAAGTTATTGTGAAGGTTAAAAAGGATAGAAATTTACTTGAACTGAGGGTTGAGGACGACGGTCCAGGGGTTTTAGAAGAGGATAAAGAGAAAATTTTTGAGCCATTCTTCTCAAGGAGAAGTGGTGGTTCCGGCCTTGGCCTCTCCATTGTTAAGAAGTTTGTGGTTGAAAATGGAGGATTTATCCTTGTTGAAAGGAGTTCCTTAGGGGGAGCTGCTTTCATTTTAAAAATTCCTGTTGGAGAGTTTGATGAGAGCTCTGATTCTTGAGGATGAGATTAACTTAAGGGAAATACTCAAAATGCTCGTTGGTGAGTTTGGTTACGAAATTAGCGAAGCTGGAAGTTTAAAAGAGGCTTTTTCCCAAATCGATGAGAGAATCTACGATTTAATTCTCGTTGATTTGAGGCTTCCTGATGGTTTTGGCATGGAAGTTGTGAGAAAGGTTAAAAAGGAACAGCTTGAAACTGAAATGATAATAATTACAGCCTTTGCTACGACGGAGACAATTAAAGAGGCATTTGAATTGGGGGTTTACGACTACATAGAAAAACCCTTTAACGTTGATGAACTGAAGCTGATTTTAAGGAACGTTACAGAAAAAATTAGATTGAAGGGGAAAACAGAAGAAGACTTCCCTTTAATAGTTGGAAAATCAAAGGTAATAGAGAGGTTAAAGGAACAGATAAAAAAAATTGCTCCTTACGATGTCAACGTTCTGATTTTAGGAGAGAGTGGAACTGGTAAAGAACTCGCAGCAAGGGCAATTCACAAGTTAAGTCCAAGAAGGAATAAACCCTTTGTTGCAATTAACTGTGCAGCACTACCGATGGAGCTACTTGAGAGTGAACTCTTCGGTTATAAGAAAGGGGCTTTTACTGGAGCTCTCTCTAACAAAATGGGACTTATAGAGAAGGCCGACGGAGGAACTCTCTTTTTGGACGAAATAGGGGATATGCCATTACAACTTCAAGCAAAGCTTCTAAGGTTTTTAGAGGAAAAGACATTTATCCCTTTAGGTTCAACTCAGGAAAAAAGGGTTGATGTAAGAGTTTTGGCAGCTACAAACAAGGACTTAAAGAGGGAAATTGAGGATGGAAGGTTTAGAGAGGACCTCTACTATAGGCTTGCAACAATCACTCTATGCACTCCTCCTTTAAGGGAGAGGAGGGAGGATATTCCTATCTTGGTTGAATACTTTGCAGATATCTTTTCAAAGAAGTACAAAAAGAGGGTAAGGAAAATTTCTCCCCGCTTCATAAAGTACTTATCCTCACTACCCCTTGAAGGAAACGTTAGGGAACTTAAAAATTTGGTTGAAAGGGAGGTAATTCTCTTAGACGATGATGGAGTCCTTGGAGCTGGCTTCTCTTTCGAAAGCTTTAGTATTCAGGATGTTGAAATTCCACCTGAGGGAGTAAACCTGAAAAAAATTCTTGAAGAAACGGAAAAAAATTACCTGCTTAAAGCACTGAAGTTAGCTGAGGGAAAAAAGACGAAGGCAGCAGAACTTCTTGGATTAACATTTAGGGAGTTTAGGTATAGATTAGGAAAGTACACCCCCCAAAGGGGGGATAAGGAAGATTAACCTTCTTTTTCCTCTTTGTTTTCCTCCTCTGCTTCTACCTCTTCAACCTCTGCAAGCTCAATCAGTCTGTCTAATGCCTTCTGCCTCAAAATGTCCTGCCTTATCATGCTGAGTAGTCCCTTTTCCTCCAACGACTGCCTTGCCTTTACGTAGTCTCCGCCAAAGGCAGAATCTGCAAGTTTCTGTATTTCAGATTCAACATCTTCGTCTGTAACTTCAATCCCTTCAAGTTCGGCAATTCTCTCAAGGAGAAGCTTGACCTTTACCGTTTTTTCTGCGGTCGGTCTTACCATCTCAACTATTCCTTCAGGGCTGACTTGACTTACATCAACTCCAATTTGAGCAAGCCTGTTTAACTGATTCTGAGCCTGAGCCCTTATCTCAAGGTCTAACATTGATGGAGGTACGGGGATGTTCACCTTTTTGAGGAGTTCCTCAATAATCTGGTCCTCAACCTCCTCCTGCTCCCTTACCTTTTCAGCAGTTTCTAAATCCTCTAAGATTTTCTTCTTCATGTCTTCAAGATTCTCAAATCCAAACCTCTTTGCAAACTCATCGTTAACTTCAGGGAGCTCCTTTTCCTTAACTGACTTTACTTTAAACTTAACTTTAACCTTTTTCCCCTTAGCTTCACCGTACTTTTCTTCATCTGGAGCCTCAAACTCAACCTCTCCTTCCTCTCCGGCCTTCTTACCTAAAACCTCCTTCTCAACCTCTGGCCAGAGTTGCTCCTGTCCCAAAACTACTGAAACTTCACCTTTATGGCTCTCCTCCTCCCCTTCAACCTGAGTTTCGTACTCTAATTCAACCAAATCTCCTTCCTTAGCTTCCCTGTCAACCTCCTTCCATGTTGCACTCTGGTTCCTCAAGCCCTCAATTACCTTCTGAACGTCCTCATCTCCAACGTTTCTCTTTGTTCTCTTTACCTTTATTCCCTTGTAATCTTCGGGATTAATCTCTATTTCAGGCTTAACCTCAAGAATTAAAACTACATTGACTCTATTTTCCTTAAGGTCTGCGTTGTAGGACTCAACTCCGGGGTCAGAGATTAGGTTGAGCCCTTCTTTTTCCAAAACTTCAGCCAACTTCTGAGGAATGAGTGTTCTTAGTAGAGTATCCTTTATATCCTCCTCGTAGTACTTCTTTATTACAGACGCAGGAGCCTTACCGGGTCTAAAGCCGGGAACTTTTGCCCTTCTTCCTATCTCCCTGCAGATTGCCTTTACCTCTTTCTCTACCTCTTCAGGTTCTAACTCCATTTTCACTTTCTTAATTACATCGTTTACATTCTCCAATTCGTATTTCATCTGTTCCCTCCTTTCTTTCTTACTCTTCCCATTACTTTAAGCGGCAGACTCCACACCTTTGTAAATGCCGCTCCTGCCTTATGGTCAAAGGTATCCTTTGGACTGTAGGTTGCCAAATCCTCAATGTAGAGCGAATTTGGAGACTTCCTTCCAACAACTTGAGCACTTCCCTTGTAGAGCTTAAATCTCACAGTTCCTGTAACCAAAGGAGAAATTTTATTGTTAAACGCATCTAAAGCTTCCCTAAGTGGTGTGAACCAGAGGGCTTCGTAAACAACTTCTGCGTAAGGGTGCTTTATGTGACTCTGTTTGTAGTGGTAAGTAAATCTGTCAAGAACTAAACTTTCAATCTCATCGTAAGCCTTTATGAGTAGTAGTCCTGCAGGAGATTCGTAAACCTCCCTTGATTTAATCCCGACAAGTCTATTTTCAACCATATCTATTCTTCCAAATCCGTGTCTTCCAGCAATTTCATTCAAATCCCAGATTAATTTCCAAATCTCTGTGTAGCTTTTGCCGTTTAGAGAAACTGGAGTTCCCTCTTTAAATTCAATTTCAACGTACTCGGGCTCATCAGGTGCCTTCTCGGGGGATACTGTTAAAACGAAAGCATCCTCAGGAGGTTCTATATAAGGGTCCTCAAGTGGACCGGCTTCTATTGCAACTCCCCACAAGTTTCTATCGTAGGAATAGGGCTTCTCCTTCGTTGCCACCACAGGAATTCCGCACTTTTGAGCGTACTCTATCTCCTCATCCCTCGACTTGAACTCCCACTCTCTAACGGGAGCAAGAACTTCAATGTCGGGGTCTAAGGCCCAAACTGAGGCCTCAAACCTCACCTGGTCGTTACCCTTTCCCGTTGAACCGTGGGCAACAAAGTCGGCTCCAACCTTATGGGCGATTTCAACCAACTTCTTAGCTATCAAAGGCCTTGAAAGGGCACTTATCAGTGGATACTTTCCTTCGTAGAGAGCTCCCGCCCTCATTAAGGGTAAACAGTACTCCCTTGCAAACTCTTCCTTTATATCATCAACAATGGCCTCAACGGCCCCTGAAGCCTTAGCCTTTTCTGGAATTTCTGTAAGCTCTTCACCCTGTCCAACGTCTGCAGTATAGGTAATTACCTCGTATCCTCTATCTGTTAACCATCTAACTATCACAGATGTATCAAGCCCACCGGAATAGGCGAGAACAACCCTTTTCTTCACATTTCCCTCCTAAAAAGGATAAAAGTCTGTGGAATTTTAGACAATTTTATTTATAAGTTCAAAATTGTTAAAAGAATCTAATTCCGAAAATGTAGAGAAGGAGCTTAAAAGTTAATCCAACTAAGAATAGAGGAAGTACTCCCAATCTAAGGTACCTAACGGACAAAAAAGCATAAGCTACCCATATGAAGGAAAACGGGTAGGAGACCAGGAACTTTAGAATAGTCAGAACAACAAAGAAAAGCATTCCAGTGAAGGCAGAAAGGACGGCGGATATTCCTCTTCTTATAAGGGTTAGCTCCTTTATTTTGCTGTAAATGTCGGCAAAGAGAAGGGTAAAGAAAAAGGAGGGATAGAACATTCCAAAGGTTGCAACCATTCCCCCTAAAACTCCACAGACTTTGTACCCTATGAACGTCGAAGTTATCAGGATTGGCCCCGGCGTAATCTGGCCAAAGGCGATTCCGTCCGTAAACTCCTTGAGTGAAAGCCAGTGGTGGTAACTGACAACTTCCTGTTGAAGGAGGGGGAGAATTGTAAATCCATTTCCAAAGGCAACTGAACCGATTTTTACCATTGAGAGGAGGAGTTCTGCCAACTTTCCTTTCGATACCAATCCTACTAAAAGGGCAGCAAGGAGTGGAGCTCCTAAAAGAAACAGTTTAAGGTAGTCAACTGATACGTTTGAGACATTAAATTCTCTTTTCCCCTCAATGGATTTAAAGAGAAACGTACCCAAAACAAAAGAGACGGCTACTACAACAGCTCCATTGACGTTTAGGAGAACTGAGAGAAAGGCAAAGAGCGCCATCAAGAACTTTTTAAGTGTACTTGAAAATTTCCTGGCAAAGTCAAGGGAAATGTGGATTAAAACACCTAAGACCATTCCTTCCAACGGAGGAAAGAGGCTCTTAAGCCAGGCAACCTGCTTAAAATTAAAATAGATGTAGGAAAGGAAAAGCATCAAGAGAAATGTAGGGAGAAGAAAGAAAAGTGTGCCTAAGAGAGCTCCAGCCACTCCCCCTATCCTGTAAGCTACGTACGTTGCAAGGTTGAACATTACAGGACCCGGGTAGAGCTGAACCATTCCAAGACCTTCCTCAAATTCCTTCTCTGTAATCCATCCCCTTTTTAAAAAGGAGGACCTTAACTCTTGAAGCATAACTGCACCGTAGGCAGTAAGTCCCAACTTTAGGTAGGCAGTTGAAAGCTCAAAAAGTGAGGGTTTTTTCCTATCCATTGAGAAATTCTCTGTACTTTTTCTCTACTTCGTCAGTATACTCCCTCCTCTTACAGTCTGAGTAGATAACGAGGGGAGGTTCTACAGTTACTCCCTTACCTCCTCCCCTTACCCCTTCAACCAAGAACAGGTTTGCCTCCCTCCCGAAGCAGGGATACAGAAACCTCAGTCTTTTAGGTTCTATCCTATTTTCCCTCATGAGAAAGATTGCATCTGTAAACCTGTGAACGGGTAGGAGGAGGTAGAATCTACCTCTATTTTTCAGTAAGAAGCCTGCTGCTTTTATAAAGTCCTCTAGCTTTGCCTCAATCTCCTGTCTTGCCAGAGCCCTCAAGCTTCCCTTTGAAATGGAACCCTTCCCAACCTCAATGAAGGGAGGATTTGTTACAACAATGTCAAAGGAGTGGGGTTTGAAAACCTTACTCACTTCCTTAACGTTAAGTTTCAAAACTTGAAACCTCTCTTCAACGTTGTTTATTTCTGCATTCTTCCTCGCCAATTCAACGTTCTCCTCTGCAACATCAATTCCCACTGCAGATATTTCACCGTACTTTAGAAGGAGGAGAATCGGAATAACACCGCAGCCCGTTCCAAGGTCTATCAGTTTTTCCTTTCCCTTTATCCTTACAAAGTCAGCAAGCAGGAACGTATCCGTTCCGAATCTAAAACCGTCCTTCAGTTGGTAAAACTTGCACTTTTCATTTAAAAATGTTGAAAGGTCTACCCTATTCTCCACAGAGATTCCTCTTCATTGAAGTTACGTACCTCTTTATCTGTTCAATCCATCTCAAAAAATCGTTTGTATCGTCGAAGTAGTAATTTGCAACATCCCCAACTACGTGTTCAAAGTCTGCCGGATTGTTCTTTAAAAACTGGTCAATTTCTGAGAGGAGCTTTTTTGCAGTTTCACAGTCCACCAATTCCTCCCTGACTATGTCCCAGTCGGACTTCCCCTCCTCAATCCCGTACGAAAAGGATGCAAGGAGGGAGTAGAAAAAGGGATACCTCTCCTCAAAGAGCTTCTCCTTCTCGTAGTTCACTTCCTCCTCCATCTATGTTGGATATGCAGTTAGAACAATGAAACCAAACCTTTTGTCCTTTTTCAAGACTATTCTTGCACTCTTACACACTCTCTCAGTGTAATAACCCCTTCCCCTTACTACCTTTATTCCTATCGGTTTTTCTCCCCTGTAGATTAGAACTAATTTGTTGGGAGCTCTGCTGTTTAAAAGCCACTCTTTAATTCTATTTCTGTTTTCTGAAATAGCCCTTCTAACAACCTCTTCTGCAGTTCTTAAATCGTAAAAAGAACTTGCACTCCTTAATCTTGGCTCACTTTCAAGTCTTTCTACAAGCCACTTATAGTTCTTCCCGACGTGTCTTCTTATCGTATGTCCTCCAACTGTTTCGTAGAACTTCAATCCCCTGTAGTTAAGCTCGGTTAGGGTCTCTCTTTTTACCTTCTCTCCACCTGAAAAACAGCTGTAGAGGGTAACTGGAAAAATCAGGAGGAGGATAGAAATTATTAACGTTAATATCCTCTTCATTCTTACCTCCGTTGAATTTAGTTGAATTTATTTTTTAAAAAAACTACATTAGTCTTGTAATCCAATCGGGAGGAAAAATGGCGAAGTTTATCGATAGAGCTAAAATATTTGTCCAGGGAGGACACGGAGGCAACGGCTGTGTTGCATTTAGAAGGGAGAAGTTCGTTCCTAAAGGTGGCCCCTCTGGAGGCAGTGGCGGTAAGGGAGGAGACGTTGTCTTAGTTGCCGATAGAAACGTCCACACACTCCTTGACTTTAAGTATAGGAGGCACTACAGGGCTGAAAGGGGAAGACACGGAGAGGGAAACAAGAGAAGCGGAAAGAGTGGAGAGGACCTAATAATTAAGGTTCCCGTAGGAACGGTTGTAAGGAATGCAGAGACTGGAGAGGTGATTGGAGACCTGACTGAACACGGGCAGAGGTTGATAGTTGCCAAGGGGGGAAGAGGAGGAAGGGGAAATGCAGCCTTTGCAACACCTACAAGGAGAGCTCCCGACTTTGCAGAGCCAGGTGAACCTGGAGAGGAGAGATGGATAGAACTTGAACTCAAACTCCTTGCAGATATAGGCCTTATAGGTTTTCCAAACGCTGGAAAGTCAACCTTCCTCTCTAAAATTTCTGCAGCAAAACCGGAAATTGCAGACTATCCGTTTACAACGTTGAGGCCAATTTTGGGAGTTACGAGAGTGGGGGACCACTCCTTTGTAGTTGCGGACATCCCAGGGCTTATAGAGGGAGCTCACAGGGGAAAAGGTTTAGGTCATGAGTTTTTAAAGCATATTGAAAGAACAAAACTGTTACTCCACCTCATAGATTTAACGGACCAGACAAGGTCTCCTGAGGAGGCTTTTGAGGCCATAAATAGGGAGTTGGAGCTCTACTCCCCAGAGCTCTCAAAGAAACCTCAAATCGTTGTTGGAACGAAAATCGATGCACTTTCAGACCGCTCCATTCTAAACAGGCTCAAGGAGTACTTCTCCAAAAAAGGTTATCCTTTCTTTGCAGTTTCTGCTGTAACTGGAGAGGGGATGGATAGGCTTATGAGCTTTGTTTCCCAGAAATTAAAGGAGCTTGAGAATGTTCAGAAGAGCAAGGAGAATA includes:
- a CDS encoding tRNA1(Val) (adenine(37)-N6)-methyltransferase, translated to MENRVDLSTFLNEKCKFYQLKDGFRFGTDTFLLADFVRIKGKEKLIDLGTGCGVIPILLLLKYGEISAVGIDVAEENVELARKNAEINNVEERFQVLKLNVKEVSKVFKPHSFDIVVTNPPFIEVGKGSISKGSLRALARQEIEAKLEDFIKAAGFLLKNRGRFYLLLPVHRFTDAIFLMRENRIEPKRLRFLYPCFGREANLFLVEGVRGGGKGVTVEPPLVIYSDCKRREYTDEVEKKYREFLNG
- a CDS encoding RNase A-like domain-containing protein, whose translation is MKRILTLIISILLLIFPVTLYSCFSGGEKVKRETLTELNYRGLKFYETVGGHTIRRHVGKNYKWLVERLESEPRLRSASSFYDLRTAEEVVRRAISENRNRIKEWLLNSRAPNKLVLIYRGEKPIGIKVVRGRGYYTERVCKSARIVLKKDKRFGFIVLTAYPT
- the obgE gene encoding GTPase ObgE, which translates into the protein MAKFIDRAKIFVQGGHGGNGCVAFRREKFVPKGGPSGGSGGKGGDVVLVADRNVHTLLDFKYRRHYRAERGRHGEGNKRSGKSGEDLIIKVPVGTVVRNAETGEVIGDLTEHGQRLIVAKGGRGGRGNAAFATPTRRAPDFAEPGEPGEERWIELELKLLADIGLIGFPNAGKSTFLSKISAAKPEIADYPFTTLRPILGVTRVGDHSFVVADIPGLIEGAHRGKGLGHEFLKHIERTKLLLHLIDLTDQTRSPEEAFEAINRELELYSPELSKKPQIVVGTKIDALSDRSILNRLKEYFSKKGYPFFAVSAVTGEGMDRLMSFVSQKLKELENVQKSKENSS
- the chrA gene encoding chromate efflux transporter, producing the protein MDRKKPSLFELSTAYLKLGLTAYGAVMLQELRSSFLKRGWITEKEFEEGLGMVQLYPGPVMFNLATYVAYRIGGVAGALLGTLFFLLPTFLLMLFLSYIYFNFKQVAWLKSLFPPLEGMVLGVLIHISLDFARKFSSTLKKFLMALFAFLSVLLNVNGAVVVAVSFVLGTFLFKSIEGKREFNVSNVSVDYLKLFLLGAPLLAALLVGLVSKGKLAELLLSMVKIGSVAFGNGFTILPLLQQEVVSYHHWLSLKEFTDGIAFGQITPGPILITSTFIGYKVCGVLGGMVATFGMFYPSFFFTLLFADIYSKIKELTLIRRGISAVLSAFTGMLFFVVLTILKFLVSYPFSFIWVAYAFLSVRYLRLGVLPLFLVGLTFKLLLYIFGIRFF
- the purL gene encoding phosphoribosylformylglycinamidine synthase subunit PurL produces the protein MDRRLIEQHVTLEEYQKILELLGREPNLVELGIFSAMWSEHCSYKSSRPHLKKFPTEAPWVVQGPGENAGIIMVDEERGICAAFKVESHNHPSYIEPFNGAATGVGGILRDVFTMGARPVACMDSLRFGELHDSKMRYVTKGVVSGISHYGNCVGVPTVGGEVYFDSCYQTNPLVNAFALGLVKKDKIFYARAAGVENPVIYVGAKTGRDGIHGATMASEEFSSEEEVEKKVNVQVGDPFLEKLLIEACLEAMEKEGIVAIQDMGAAGLTSSSVEMASRGGVGVELDLDKVPTREEGMTPYEIMLSESQERMLVVCERGKEEEIMNVFRKWGLDAVVIGEVIEEPVLRLFWKGEVVAELPIKALTDEAPVYYRPFKVPKYIIENKKYDQNDIPEPKNLNEVVRKLLSSPTIASKRWIWEQYDHMVQINTVVYPGSDAAVLRVKGTKKGIAISSDCNSRYCYLNPYEGGKIAVAEAARNVACSGAVPRAITDCLNFGSPEDPEIMWQFVKATDGMADACKVLETPVVSGNVSFYNETKTEEGKRAIFPTPTVVCVGVLEDVEKRMTSYFKNEGDIIILLGENTGNISGSEYQKLVEGEFKGSGQTVDLRFEKTLQEALIEAIKSKLIKHAHDVSEGGLAVNLFESSFERGLGFEVNLDDDLRTDFLLFGEEQSRVVVSTSQNRLDEVLEFFKRKAVPAKVIGKVGGKRGIIKHKGREVVNIPIEELKELYENSLERELGIC
- the tig gene encoding trigger factor; translated protein: MKYELENVNDVIKKVKMELEPEEVEKEVKAICREIGRRAKVPGFRPGKAPASVIKKYYEEDIKDTLLRTLIPQKLAEVLEKEGLNLISDPGVESYNADLKENRVNVVLILEVKPEIEINPEDYKGIKVKRTKRNVGDEDVQKVIEGLRNQSATWKEVDREAKEGDLVELEYETQVEGEEESHKGEVSVVLGQEQLWPEVEKEVLGKKAGEEGEVEFEAPDEEKYGEAKGKKVKVKFKVKSVKEKELPEVNDEFAKRFGFENLEDMKKKILEDLETAEKVREQEEVEDQIIEELLKKVNIPVPPSMLDLEIRAQAQNQLNRLAQIGVDVSQVSPEGIVEMVRPTAEKTVKVKLLLERIAELEGIEVTDEDVESEIQKLADSAFGGDYVKARQSLEEKGLLSMIRQDILRQKALDRLIELAEVEEVEAEEENKEEKEG
- a CDS encoding sensor histidine kinase, producing MVSVKFSFEKLQLIYKVGRLGFSAGLFVLLLSVYSISSKFLDPYSYLVLGIYSFISFLILLFSEKSYLYEFLLDELFLFLLAVKGVFSYTIFSLFLFFPIFFSSLFLNRWQGISVLILSYSLHIFYFLIERGEFNLLQSFLNFLALTLIFLISQKIRENMEEQKRNFEELEKLKKESEFYKRLYEISANLAHELKNPLASIKGALQLIKPERENEKLMKILFTEVDRLDRTIRDFLNLSRPMPQFRKRINAKQVVETVCNNLVSEKSCKVEGEDVWIFTDPQSFNSVVENLINNALYWARSQVIVKVKKDRNLLELRVEDDGPGVLEEDKEKIFEPFFSRRSGGSGLGLSIVKKFVVENGGFILVERSSLGGAAFILKIPVGEFDESSDS
- a CDS encoding sigma-54-dependent transcriptional regulator; the encoded protein is MRALILEDEINLREILKMLVGEFGYEISEAGSLKEAFSQIDERIYDLILVDLRLPDGFGMEVVRKVKKEQLETEMIIITAFATTETIKEAFELGVYDYIEKPFNVDELKLILRNVTEKIRLKGKTEEDFPLIVGKSKVIERLKEQIKKIAPYDVNVLILGESGTGKELAARAIHKLSPRRNKPFVAINCAALPMELLESELFGYKKGAFTGALSNKMGLIEKADGGTLFLDEIGDMPLQLQAKLLRFLEEKTFIPLGSTQEKRVDVRVLAATNKDLKREIEDGRFREDLYYRLATITLCTPPLRERREDIPILVEYFADIFSKKYKKRVRKISPRFIKYLSSLPLEGNVRELKNLVEREVILLDDDGVLGAGFSFESFSIQDVEIPPEGVNLKKILEETEKNYLLKALKLAEGKKTKAAELLGLTFREFRYRLGKYTPQRGDKED
- a CDS encoding argininosuccinate synthase, encoding MKKRVVLAYSGGLDTSVIVRWLTDRGYEVITYTADVGQGEELTEIPEKAKASGAVEAIVDDIKEEFAREYCLPLMRAGALYEGKYPLISALSRPLIAKKLVEIAHKVGADFVAHGSTGKGNDQVRFEASVWALDPDIEVLAPVREWEFKSRDEEIEYAQKCGIPVVATKEKPYSYDRNLWGVAIEAGPLEDPYIEPPEDAFVLTVSPEKAPDEPEYVEIEFKEGTPVSLNGKSYTEIWKLIWDLNEIAGRHGFGRIDMVENRLVGIKSREVYESPAGLLLIKAYDEIESLVLDRFTYHYKQSHIKHPYAEVVYEALWFTPLREALDAFNNKISPLVTGTVRFKLYKGSAQVVGRKSPNSLYIEDLATYSPKDTFDHKAGAAFTKVWSLPLKVMGRVRKKGGNR